From a single Syngnathus scovelli strain Florida chromosome 2, RoL_Ssco_1.2, whole genome shotgun sequence genomic region:
- the LOC125987995 gene encoding lysine-specific demethylase 6A isoform X1 → MQSCSVSVAVAACAAVRSLGSASDGGGDEEKKMAAGKASETEEDFPTLTAQERDSLAGIDSSLFGFQKLHEDGARTKALLMKAVRCYDSLILKAEGKVEPEVFCQLGHFNLLLEDYPKALSAYQRYYSLQSDYWKNAAFLYGLGMVYFHYNAFQWAIKAFQEVLYIDPGFSRAKEIHLRLGLMFKVNTDYESSLKHFQLALIDSNPCTLSKAEIQFHIAHLYEIQKRYRAAKEAYESLLQTEDLPAQVKATTLQQLGWMHHTVEQLGDKASRDSYAIQCLQKSLEADPNSGQSWYFLGRCYSSIGKVQDAFISYRQSIDKSEASADTWCSIGVLYQQQNQPMDALQAYICAVQLDHSHAAAWMDLGTLYESCNQPHDAIKCYINATRSKACTNATMLTHRIKCLQAQLSNPQLSSPQSKTKMLPLIEEAWSLPIPAELTSRQGGLSSAPQQACKPNHAAEGGGSGQSLPPHVAALGQADDQSCPAKRKRASSPAKGDSWVTNPVQQPIPNWYLSPQKMQLLEQLRSNRASLKPPQLQMLEQLETQFTMMQQHQMRQNTSGGQVRPSFPNGPTANCLPSPNPSLHPTRPHLGPHRPLCPPQPLANGPAGFGAHRHSDTVSLPVEDNSSNSSSSNNNNNQPGPTASGPNRDVPYLQPAGSGNAALLPHTCTSTQTQDATPHPLHLNSSQVLQKRSVPLTGSNTEGTTSHPHPPSSIAPPQSNNQVGHSNAATPQQQPAHNHLPSPPSLAPSSTSSGAAPNVSATKDGNTAATLVTASLGNGSSEGRVPSPLTSADGKVAQSNSLAYNSHLGEEGKAAEGGEKQSLSADNPRLSALLAGEVEGGEGKPKGTVSTTSPNKVNNIHPVGLPSTPNTQGSSAASSPVSVISTATPSPKCLEHTQTGSHSPATPIATAPAVNGNGKGGISEDSQSPIKAEPPAVAGLKATPPHGSSSSSSSSSSSSVSIYPSSTDVLKACRNLGKNGLSNSSILLDKCPPPRLPPPPLPALPKDKLNPPTPSIYLENKRDAFFPPLHQFCTNPSNPVTVIRGLAGALKLDLGLFSTKTLVEANPDHLVEVWTQLSQPADENWDVTGTKKMWRCESARAHTTIAKYAQYQAASFQESLREENEKKALKEPCEAEPAAESVVRKRRGPLKHIKFGTNIDVSDERKWKQQLQELSKLPAFARVVSAGNLLSHVGHTILGMNTVQLYMKVPGSRIAGHQEHNNFCAVNINIGPGDCEWFAVPEAYWGVMSDFCEKNNINFLMGSWWPNLEDLYEADVPVYRFIQRPGDLVWLNTGTVHWVQAIGWCNNIAWNVGPLTAHQYKLAVERYEWNKLQSVKSMVPMVHLSWNMARNIKVSDHKLFEMIKYCLLRTLKQCQWVKEALATAGKETVLRNRTRDEAAHYCTICEVEVFNLLFVRRELLSKKQYVVHCQDCARKGSATLDDFVVLEQHRMEDLMQVYDQFALAPPLHSSSS, encoded by the exons GCTGTCCGCTGCTACGATTCGCTTATCCTCAAGGCGGAGGGAAAAGTGGAGCCTGAGGTGTTTTGCCAACTAGGCCACTTCAACCTCCTCTTGGAGGACTACCCAAAAG CATTATCGGCATACCAGAGGTACTACAGTTTACAGTCAGACTACTGGAAG AATGCTGCCTTTCTGTATGGTCTGGGAATGGTCTACTTCCACTACAATGCCTTTCAGTG GGCGatcaaagcattccaggaagTGTTGTACATAGATCCAGGATTTTCCCGAGCCAAGGAGATCCACCTTCGACTGGGTCTCATGTTTAAAGTCAACACAGACTATGAGTCAAGCCTAAAG CATTTTCAGCTAGCTTTGATTGACTCCAATCCCTGCACTTTGTCCAAAGCTGAAA TTCAGTTCCACATTGCTCATTTATATGAGATTCAG AAGAGATATCGGGCTGCCAAGGAGGCCTATGAAAGCCTCCTGCAGACAGAGGATCTTCCTGCACAGGTGAAAGCCACTACTCTGCAACAGCTTG GCTGGATGCATCACACAGTGGAGCAGCTCGGGGACAAAGCCAGTAGGGATAGTTATGCTATCCAGTGTTTGCAGAAATCTCTGGAGGCAGATCCCAACTCTGGACAGTCATGGTACTTCCTGGGCAG GTGCTACTCTAGTATTGGAAAGGTCCAGGATGCCTTCATCTCCTATCGGCAATCCATCGATAAATCTGAGGCCAGCGCAGATACTTGGTGCTCTATAGG GGTGCTGTATCAGCAGCAGAACCAGCCCATGGATGCGCTGCAGGCCTACATTTGTGCTGTGCAGCTGGACCACAGCCATGCCGCTGCCTGGATGGACCTGGGCACGCTGTACGAGTCGTGCAACCAGCCGCATGACGCCATCAAGTGCTACATCAACGCCACACGCAGCAAGGCATGCACCAATGCCACCATGTTGACCCACCGAATAAAATGCCTGCAG GCTCAGTTGAGTAACCCCCAGCTCAGTAGCCCACAGAGTAAAACTAAAATGCTCCCTCTTATTGAGGAGGCATGGAGTCTACCAATCCCGGCTGAGCTCACCTCTAGGCAGGGAGGCCTGAGCAGTGCGCCACAGCAG GCCTGTAAACCCAACCATGCTGCAGAGGGTGGCGGTTCAGGTCAGTCTCTGCCTCCTCACGTGGCCGCACTGGGCCAAGCAGACGACCAGTCTTGCCCAGCCAAGAGGAAGCGAGCTTCCAGCCCCGCCAAG GGAGATTCCTGGGTCACTAATCCAGTGCAGCAGCCCATTCCAAACTGGTACCTCTCCCCACAGAAGATGCAG TTATTGGAACAGCTACGGAGTAATCGAGCCAGCTTGAAACCTCCACAGCTGCAGATGTTGGAGCAGCTGGAAACTCAGTTCACCATGATGCAGCAGCATCAG ATGCGGCAGAATACATCAGGAGGTCAGGTGCGCCCCTCCTTCCCCAATGGCCCCACTGCCAATTGCCTCCCATCCCCTAATCCCAGCCTGCATCCCACGCGGCCCCATCTGGGACCTCATCGGCCACTGTGCCCCCCTCAACCTTTGGCCAATGGGCCTGCGGGTTTTGGGGCACACAGACACTCAGATACAGTCTCCCTTCCTGTGGAGGACAATAGTAGTaacagtagtagtagtaataataataataatcagccGGGGCCAACAGCCTCGGGGCCCAATAGAGATGTGCCTTATCTTCAACCTGCCGGCAGCGGCAACGCAGCACTGCTACCTCACACCTGCACAAGCACGCAAACACAGGACGCCACGCCACACCCTCTGCACCTTAATTCCTCTCAG GTGCTGCAGAAGCGATCCGTTCCTCTTACGGGCTCCAATACTGAGGGAACCACCTCTCACCCGCATCCCCCCAGCTCCATTGCTCCCCCACAGTCCAACAATCAGGTTGGACATTCAAACGCTGCAACGCCACAGCAACAGCCAGCGCACAACCACCTACCATCCCCTCCCTCTCTTGCCCCTTCCTCTACCTCAAGTGGGGCAGCACCCAATGTGTCCGCTACCAAAGATGGCAACACTGCAGCCACCCTTGTGACCGCATCCCTTGGTAATGGCAGTTCTGAGGGCAGGGTGCCTTCGCCATTGACATCAGCAGACGGCAAAGTGGCGCAGTCTAACAGCCTGGCTTATAATAGCCACCTGGGGGAAGAGGGCAAGGCAGCAGAAGGTGGTGAAAAGCAGAGCCTTAGCGCAGACAATCCAAGACTATCTGCCCTGCTGGCAGGGGAGGTGGAGGGAGGTGAGGGAAAGCCAAAAGGGACTGTATCGACGACATCTCCCAACAAAGTCAACAACATCCACCCTGTGGGCTTGCCCTCAACCCCCAACACACAGGGAAGCTCAGCTGCCTCCTCGCCTGTCTCTGTCATATCCACGGCCACACCCTCGCCTAAATGTTtggaacacacacagacaggcaGCCATAGTCCCGCCACACCTATAGCAACCGCACCGGCTGTCAATGGTAACGGCAAAGGGGGAATCTCGGAGGACTCTCAGAGCCCGATCAAGGCTGAACCACCTGCTGTCGCTGGTCTCAAGGCCACGCCACCCCATGGCTCgtcttcatcatcgtcatcgtcttcatcatcatcggtaTCAATCTACCCCAGCTCCACAGACGTGCTGAAGGCCTGCAG AAATCTGGGCAAGAATGGGCTTTCTAATAGCAGCATCCTTCTCGACAAGTGCCCGCCGCCACGgctgccccctcctcctttgcCAGCCCTGCCCAAAGACAAGCTCAATCCACCAACTCCCAGCATATAT CTGGAAAACAAGAGAGATGCTTTCTTTCCACCATTGCACCAGTTCTGCACAAATCCCTCCAATCCTGTCACTGTCATCAGAGGACTGGCTGGAGCACTCAAACTGG ACCTGGGCCTTTTCTCCACAAAGACGTTGGTTGAGGCCAACCCAgaccatttggtggaagtgtggACCCAGTTGTCACAACCTGCGGATGAGAACTGGGATGTGACGGGCACTAAGAAAATGTGGCGTTGCGAAAGTGCTCGAGCCCATACAACCATCGCCAAGTATGCGCAATATCAGGCTGCTTCTTTCCAGGAGTCTCTGCGG gaggaaaatgaaaaaaaggcaCTCAAGGAACCCTGTGAGGCAGAGCCAGCTGCAGAGAG TGTTGTGCGCAAAAGAAGAGGACCCTTAAAGCACATCAAGTTCGGAACAAACATCGACGTGTCAGACGAAAGAAA GTGGAAGCAGCAGCTCCAGGAACTCAGTAAACTGCCAGCGTTTGCTCGTGTCGTATCGGCTGGCAACCTGCTCAGCCACGTGGGCCACACCATATTGGGAATGAACACTGTTCAGTTGTACATGAAGGTCCCGGGGAGCCGAATAGCAG GTCACCAGGAGCACAACAATTTCTGCGCAGTAAACATCAACATTGGGCCTGGAGACTGTGAATGGTTTGCTGTACCAGAAGCCTACTGGGGTGTGATGAGCGACTTCTGTGAAAA GAACAATATCAACTTTCTGATGGGCTCATGGTGGCCAAACTTGGAGGACCTGTATGAGGCTGATGTGCCCGTGTACCGCTTCATCCAGCGCCCTGGTGACCTGGTATGGCTCAACACGGGCACTGTCCACTGGGTGCAGGCCATTGGCTGGTGCAACAACATTGCCTGGAATGTCGGACCCCTTACAG CCCATCAGTACAAGTTGGCAGTGGAGCGTTATGAGTGGAATAAGCTCCAAAGTGTGAAATCCATGGTTCCTATGGTGCACCTGTCTTGGAACATGGCACGTAACATTAAAGTGTCTGATCACAAGTTGTTTGAGATGATCAA GTACTGTTTGCTGCGGACGCTGAAGCAGTGCCAGTGGGTGAAGGAAGCATTAGCGACAGCTGGCAAAGAAACAGTTCTGAGGAACAGAACCAGAGACGAAGCGGCCCACTACTGCACCATCTGTGAG GTTGAGGTGTTCAATCTGTTATTTGTACGCCGTGAGCTCCTGTCCAAGAAGCAGTATGTGGTCCACTGCCAGGACTGTGCTCGCAAAGGCAGCGCCACACTGGATGACTTTGTGGTTCTGGAGCAGCACAGGATGGAGGACCTCATGCAGGTCTACGATCAGTTTGCATTA GCCCCTCCTCTTCATTCATCTTCATCTTGA
- the LOC125987995 gene encoding lysine-specific demethylase 6A isoform X2, giving the protein MQSCSVSVAVAACAAVRSLGSASDGGGDEEKKMAAGKASETEEDFPTLTAQERDSLAGIDSSLFGFQKLHEDGARTKALLMKAVRCYDSLILKAEGKVEPEVFCQLGHFNLLLEDYPKALSAYQRYYSLQSDYWKNAAFLYGLGMVYFHYNAFQWAIKAFQEVLYIDPGFSRAKEIHLRLGLMFKVNTDYESSLKHFQLALIDSNPCTLSKAEIQFHIAHLYEIQKRYRAAKEAYESLLQTEDLPAQVKATTLQQLGWMHHTVEQLGDKASRDSYAIQCLQKSLEADPNSGQSWYFLGRCYSSIGKVQDAFISYRQSIDKSEASADTWCSIGVLYQQQNQPMDALQAYICAVQLDHSHAAAWMDLGTLYESCNQPHDAIKCYINATRSKACTNATMLTHRIKCLQACKPNHAAEGGGSGQSLPPHVAALGQADDQSCPAKRKRASSPAKGDSWVTNPVQQPIPNWYLSPQKMQLLEQLRSNRASLKPPQLQMLEQLETQFTMMQQHQMRQNTSGGQVRPSFPNGPTANCLPSPNPSLHPTRPHLGPHRPLCPPQPLANGPAGFGAHRHSDTVSLPVEDNSSNSSSSNNNNNQPGPTASGPNRDVPYLQPAGSGNAALLPHTCTSTQTQDATPHPLHLNSSQVLQKRSVPLTGSNTEGTTSHPHPPSSIAPPQSNNQVGHSNAATPQQQPAHNHLPSPPSLAPSSTSSGAAPNVSATKDGNTAATLVTASLGNGSSEGRVPSPLTSADGKVAQSNSLAYNSHLGEEGKAAEGGEKQSLSADNPRLSALLAGEVEGGEGKPKGTVSTTSPNKVNNIHPVGLPSTPNTQGSSAASSPVSVISTATPSPKCLEHTQTGSHSPATPIATAPAVNGNGKGGISEDSQSPIKAEPPAVAGLKATPPHGSSSSSSSSSSSSVSIYPSSTDVLKACRNLGKNGLSNSSILLDKCPPPRLPPPPLPALPKDKLNPPTPSIYLENKRDAFFPPLHQFCTNPSNPVTVIRGLAGALKLDLGLFSTKTLVEANPDHLVEVWTQLSQPADENWDVTGTKKMWRCESARAHTTIAKYAQYQAASFQESLREENEKKALKEPCEAEPAAESVVRKRRGPLKHIKFGTNIDVSDERKWKQQLQELSKLPAFARVVSAGNLLSHVGHTILGMNTVQLYMKVPGSRIAGHQEHNNFCAVNINIGPGDCEWFAVPEAYWGVMSDFCEKNNINFLMGSWWPNLEDLYEADVPVYRFIQRPGDLVWLNTGTVHWVQAIGWCNNIAWNVGPLTAHQYKLAVERYEWNKLQSVKSMVPMVHLSWNMARNIKVSDHKLFEMIKYCLLRTLKQCQWVKEALATAGKETVLRNRTRDEAAHYCTICEVEVFNLLFVRRELLSKKQYVVHCQDCARKGSATLDDFVVLEQHRMEDLMQVYDQFALAPPLHSSSS; this is encoded by the exons GCTGTCCGCTGCTACGATTCGCTTATCCTCAAGGCGGAGGGAAAAGTGGAGCCTGAGGTGTTTTGCCAACTAGGCCACTTCAACCTCCTCTTGGAGGACTACCCAAAAG CATTATCGGCATACCAGAGGTACTACAGTTTACAGTCAGACTACTGGAAG AATGCTGCCTTTCTGTATGGTCTGGGAATGGTCTACTTCCACTACAATGCCTTTCAGTG GGCGatcaaagcattccaggaagTGTTGTACATAGATCCAGGATTTTCCCGAGCCAAGGAGATCCACCTTCGACTGGGTCTCATGTTTAAAGTCAACACAGACTATGAGTCAAGCCTAAAG CATTTTCAGCTAGCTTTGATTGACTCCAATCCCTGCACTTTGTCCAAAGCTGAAA TTCAGTTCCACATTGCTCATTTATATGAGATTCAG AAGAGATATCGGGCTGCCAAGGAGGCCTATGAAAGCCTCCTGCAGACAGAGGATCTTCCTGCACAGGTGAAAGCCACTACTCTGCAACAGCTTG GCTGGATGCATCACACAGTGGAGCAGCTCGGGGACAAAGCCAGTAGGGATAGTTATGCTATCCAGTGTTTGCAGAAATCTCTGGAGGCAGATCCCAACTCTGGACAGTCATGGTACTTCCTGGGCAG GTGCTACTCTAGTATTGGAAAGGTCCAGGATGCCTTCATCTCCTATCGGCAATCCATCGATAAATCTGAGGCCAGCGCAGATACTTGGTGCTCTATAGG GGTGCTGTATCAGCAGCAGAACCAGCCCATGGATGCGCTGCAGGCCTACATTTGTGCTGTGCAGCTGGACCACAGCCATGCCGCTGCCTGGATGGACCTGGGCACGCTGTACGAGTCGTGCAACCAGCCGCATGACGCCATCAAGTGCTACATCAACGCCACACGCAGCAAGGCATGCACCAATGCCACCATGTTGACCCACCGAATAAAATGCCTGCAG GCCTGTAAACCCAACCATGCTGCAGAGGGTGGCGGTTCAGGTCAGTCTCTGCCTCCTCACGTGGCCGCACTGGGCCAAGCAGACGACCAGTCTTGCCCAGCCAAGAGGAAGCGAGCTTCCAGCCCCGCCAAG GGAGATTCCTGGGTCACTAATCCAGTGCAGCAGCCCATTCCAAACTGGTACCTCTCCCCACAGAAGATGCAG TTATTGGAACAGCTACGGAGTAATCGAGCCAGCTTGAAACCTCCACAGCTGCAGATGTTGGAGCAGCTGGAAACTCAGTTCACCATGATGCAGCAGCATCAG ATGCGGCAGAATACATCAGGAGGTCAGGTGCGCCCCTCCTTCCCCAATGGCCCCACTGCCAATTGCCTCCCATCCCCTAATCCCAGCCTGCATCCCACGCGGCCCCATCTGGGACCTCATCGGCCACTGTGCCCCCCTCAACCTTTGGCCAATGGGCCTGCGGGTTTTGGGGCACACAGACACTCAGATACAGTCTCCCTTCCTGTGGAGGACAATAGTAGTaacagtagtagtagtaataataataataatcagccGGGGCCAACAGCCTCGGGGCCCAATAGAGATGTGCCTTATCTTCAACCTGCCGGCAGCGGCAACGCAGCACTGCTACCTCACACCTGCACAAGCACGCAAACACAGGACGCCACGCCACACCCTCTGCACCTTAATTCCTCTCAG GTGCTGCAGAAGCGATCCGTTCCTCTTACGGGCTCCAATACTGAGGGAACCACCTCTCACCCGCATCCCCCCAGCTCCATTGCTCCCCCACAGTCCAACAATCAGGTTGGACATTCAAACGCTGCAACGCCACAGCAACAGCCAGCGCACAACCACCTACCATCCCCTCCCTCTCTTGCCCCTTCCTCTACCTCAAGTGGGGCAGCACCCAATGTGTCCGCTACCAAAGATGGCAACACTGCAGCCACCCTTGTGACCGCATCCCTTGGTAATGGCAGTTCTGAGGGCAGGGTGCCTTCGCCATTGACATCAGCAGACGGCAAAGTGGCGCAGTCTAACAGCCTGGCTTATAATAGCCACCTGGGGGAAGAGGGCAAGGCAGCAGAAGGTGGTGAAAAGCAGAGCCTTAGCGCAGACAATCCAAGACTATCTGCCCTGCTGGCAGGGGAGGTGGAGGGAGGTGAGGGAAAGCCAAAAGGGACTGTATCGACGACATCTCCCAACAAAGTCAACAACATCCACCCTGTGGGCTTGCCCTCAACCCCCAACACACAGGGAAGCTCAGCTGCCTCCTCGCCTGTCTCTGTCATATCCACGGCCACACCCTCGCCTAAATGTTtggaacacacacagacaggcaGCCATAGTCCCGCCACACCTATAGCAACCGCACCGGCTGTCAATGGTAACGGCAAAGGGGGAATCTCGGAGGACTCTCAGAGCCCGATCAAGGCTGAACCACCTGCTGTCGCTGGTCTCAAGGCCACGCCACCCCATGGCTCgtcttcatcatcgtcatcgtcttcatcatcatcggtaTCAATCTACCCCAGCTCCACAGACGTGCTGAAGGCCTGCAG AAATCTGGGCAAGAATGGGCTTTCTAATAGCAGCATCCTTCTCGACAAGTGCCCGCCGCCACGgctgccccctcctcctttgcCAGCCCTGCCCAAAGACAAGCTCAATCCACCAACTCCCAGCATATAT CTGGAAAACAAGAGAGATGCTTTCTTTCCACCATTGCACCAGTTCTGCACAAATCCCTCCAATCCTGTCACTGTCATCAGAGGACTGGCTGGAGCACTCAAACTGG ACCTGGGCCTTTTCTCCACAAAGACGTTGGTTGAGGCCAACCCAgaccatttggtggaagtgtggACCCAGTTGTCACAACCTGCGGATGAGAACTGGGATGTGACGGGCACTAAGAAAATGTGGCGTTGCGAAAGTGCTCGAGCCCATACAACCATCGCCAAGTATGCGCAATATCAGGCTGCTTCTTTCCAGGAGTCTCTGCGG gaggaaaatgaaaaaaaggcaCTCAAGGAACCCTGTGAGGCAGAGCCAGCTGCAGAGAG TGTTGTGCGCAAAAGAAGAGGACCCTTAAAGCACATCAAGTTCGGAACAAACATCGACGTGTCAGACGAAAGAAA GTGGAAGCAGCAGCTCCAGGAACTCAGTAAACTGCCAGCGTTTGCTCGTGTCGTATCGGCTGGCAACCTGCTCAGCCACGTGGGCCACACCATATTGGGAATGAACACTGTTCAGTTGTACATGAAGGTCCCGGGGAGCCGAATAGCAG GTCACCAGGAGCACAACAATTTCTGCGCAGTAAACATCAACATTGGGCCTGGAGACTGTGAATGGTTTGCTGTACCAGAAGCCTACTGGGGTGTGATGAGCGACTTCTGTGAAAA GAACAATATCAACTTTCTGATGGGCTCATGGTGGCCAAACTTGGAGGACCTGTATGAGGCTGATGTGCCCGTGTACCGCTTCATCCAGCGCCCTGGTGACCTGGTATGGCTCAACACGGGCACTGTCCACTGGGTGCAGGCCATTGGCTGGTGCAACAACATTGCCTGGAATGTCGGACCCCTTACAG CCCATCAGTACAAGTTGGCAGTGGAGCGTTATGAGTGGAATAAGCTCCAAAGTGTGAAATCCATGGTTCCTATGGTGCACCTGTCTTGGAACATGGCACGTAACATTAAAGTGTCTGATCACAAGTTGTTTGAGATGATCAA GTACTGTTTGCTGCGGACGCTGAAGCAGTGCCAGTGGGTGAAGGAAGCATTAGCGACAGCTGGCAAAGAAACAGTTCTGAGGAACAGAACCAGAGACGAAGCGGCCCACTACTGCACCATCTGTGAG GTTGAGGTGTTCAATCTGTTATTTGTACGCCGTGAGCTCCTGTCCAAGAAGCAGTATGTGGTCCACTGCCAGGACTGTGCTCGCAAAGGCAGCGCCACACTGGATGACTTTGTGGTTCTGGAGCAGCACAGGATGGAGGACCTCATGCAGGTCTACGATCAGTTTGCATTA GCCCCTCCTCTTCATTCATCTTCATCTTGA